The Leucobacter rhizosphaerae genome includes a region encoding these proteins:
- the ppk2 gene encoding polyphosphate kinase 2 produces MAHDSTPDSAHESFDLAEPGQVDVTPEIDEISELLSHEREDDNGPDAAWRQGYPYSEKISRKDYEKQKRKLQIELLKLQAWVKESGERIVILFEGRDAAGKGGAIKRFTEHMNPRGARVVALEIPTERERTQWYFQRYVQHLPSAGEIVLFDRSWYNRAGVERVMGYCTPQQYLEFTRSAPEFERMLVNSGTHLIKFWFSVGKAEQRERFVARSQDRVKQWKLSPTDLASLDKWEDYSAAKEAMFFYTDTPHAPWTVVKSNDKKRARLEAMRWVLSRFNYPDKDHAVVGTPDPKLIGAPSAVYDEGETPTGTFPVVSTN; encoded by the coding sequence ATGGCACACGATTCCACCCCCGACTCCGCACACGAGTCCTTCGACCTGGCGGAGCCGGGTCAGGTCGACGTCACCCCCGAGATCGATGAGATCAGCGAGCTCCTGAGCCATGAGCGCGAGGACGACAATGGACCGGACGCGGCGTGGCGTCAGGGGTACCCCTACTCCGAGAAGATCTCGCGCAAGGACTACGAGAAGCAGAAGCGGAAGCTGCAGATCGAGCTGCTGAAGCTGCAGGCGTGGGTCAAGGAGTCCGGGGAGCGCATCGTCATCCTCTTCGAGGGTCGCGACGCCGCCGGAAAGGGCGGCGCGATCAAACGCTTCACCGAGCACATGAACCCCCGTGGCGCCCGCGTCGTCGCGCTCGAGATCCCCACCGAGCGCGAGCGCACCCAGTGGTACTTCCAGCGTTATGTGCAGCATCTGCCCTCGGCCGGTGAGATCGTGCTCTTCGACCGCTCCTGGTACAACCGGGCCGGGGTCGAGCGCGTCATGGGGTACTGCACCCCGCAGCAGTACCTCGAGTTCACCCGATCCGCCCCCGAGTTCGAGCGCATGCTCGTGAACTCCGGCACGCACCTCATCAAGTTCTGGTTCTCGGTCGGCAAGGCCGAGCAGCGCGAGCGGTTCGTGGCGCGATCGCAGGATCGGGTCAAGCAGTGGAAGCTCTCCCCGACAGACCTCGCCAGCCTCGACAAGTGGGAGGACTACTCGGCCGCGAAGGAGGCCATGTTCTTCTACACCGACACGCCTCACGCGCCGTGGACCGTCGTGAAGTCGAACGACAAGAAGCGGGCGCGGCTCGAGGCCATGCGCTGGGTCCTGTCGCGCTTCAACTACCCCGACAAGGATCACGCGGTGGTCGGTACCCCCGACCCGAAGCTGATCGGCGCACCGTCGGCGGTCTACGACGAGGGTGAAACGCCCACCGGCACCTTCCCGGTCGTCAGCACGAACTGA
- the ccsB gene encoding c-type cytochrome biogenesis protein CcsB: MIVYSIAFVFYAVDLANRSGDPVAASAAGTPVKQPRSRSLRIGFSLTVLGFVLHLAATILRGIGAERVPWANMYEFALTATCAIVLIFLLVQFFVDLRFLGTLVTGLTVLFLGISKINFYVPIVPLPPALDSYWLVIHILVAVLAVAFLTLSFGLSLLQLLQTRREGRIAAGEPGGLRFLNSLPGAVRLEDLSYRMAIIGFVFWTFTLIAGSIWAEAAWSRYWGWDTKEVWTFVIWVLYAGFIHARATRGWRGTRSAWLSIIAYTAVIFNFTIVNVFFKGLHAYSGL; this comes from the coding sequence CGGCGATCCGGTCGCCGCGAGTGCCGCCGGCACCCCCGTGAAGCAGCCGCGATCCCGCAGCCTCCGCATCGGATTCTCCCTCACCGTGCTCGGTTTCGTCCTGCACCTGGCGGCGACGATCCTGCGCGGGATCGGTGCCGAGCGCGTGCCGTGGGCCAACATGTACGAGTTCGCGCTCACCGCGACCTGCGCGATCGTGCTGATCTTCCTGCTCGTGCAGTTCTTCGTGGACCTGCGCTTCCTGGGCACACTCGTCACCGGCCTCACCGTGCTGTTCCTCGGGATCAGCAAGATCAATTTCTACGTGCCGATCGTGCCGCTGCCGCCGGCGCTCGACTCCTACTGGCTCGTCATCCACATCCTCGTGGCGGTGCTCGCCGTCGCATTCCTCACGCTGTCATTCGGGCTCTCGCTCCTGCAGCTGCTGCAGACGCGTCGCGAGGGCCGGATCGCCGCCGGGGAGCCCGGCGGCCTCCGCTTCCTGAACAGCCTGCCGGGCGCCGTGCGGCTCGAGGACCTGTCGTACCGGATGGCGATCATCGGCTTCGTCTTCTGGACGTTCACGCTCATCGCCGGGTCGATCTGGGCCGAGGCGGCCTGGAGCCGGTACTGGGGCTGGGACACCAAGGAGGTCTGGACCTTCGTGATCTGGGTGCTCTACGCCGGCTTCATCCACGCGCGCGCGACCCGTGGGTGGCGCGGCACCCGCTCGGCCTGGCTGTCGATCATCGCGTACACCGCGGTCATCTTCAACTTCACGATCGTCAACGTGTTCTTCAAGGGCCTGCACGCCTACTCGGGGCTCTAA
- a CDS encoding metal-sensitive transcriptional regulator: protein MSDSPDSPAVTTDHADHGDHGYIGHKDELLKRLRRAEGQVRGVHRMVEEDVYCIDILTQVSAATKALERVALSLLDDHLGHCVAAAAAEGGEVASEKLQEASAAIARLVR, encoded by the coding sequence ATGAGCGACTCCCCGGACTCCCCCGCCGTCACTACCGATCACGCCGATCACGGCGATCACGGATACATCGGCCACAAGGACGAACTCCTCAAGCGGCTGCGCCGCGCGGAGGGCCAGGTCCGGGGTGTGCACCGGATGGTCGAGGAGGATGTCTACTGCATCGACATCCTCACGCAGGTGTCCGCCGCGACGAAGGCGCTCGAGCGGGTCGCTCTGAGCCTCCTCGACGACCACCTCGGTCACTGCGTCGCCGCCGCAGCTGCCGAGGGCGGCGAGGTCGCCTCCGAGAAGCTCCAGGAGGCGTCGGCCGCGATCGCGCGCCTCGTCCGATAG